In Erigeron canadensis isolate Cc75 chromosome 7, C_canadensis_v1, whole genome shotgun sequence, one DNA window encodes the following:
- the LOC122609305 gene encoding uncharacterized protein LOC122609305 gives MISFPSFCIIILTFLYPFETFSLQPITQQEATFSSRFLDSVLQDYAFRSFSGHRKKTGVIYDGIVPANVTGTTISALRLRSGSLRRRGYFNYKEFDIPSGILVNPYVKRVILVYHNLGNWSNVFYPLPGFVYLSPVVGLLGYNAANLTGKGLPELDIRSSENPILIKFETLSVLPNGVLPKCVFFDLFGGVAFDHVENGSVCTSVTQGHFGIVVEKTSPPPVVAPVPAPEKSHGSEYPIAGGNGGGGGGGGGGVRKKWLWIGGSVAGGAVVAAAMVVLVVAVRRVVGRKRIAEMRGVAESGDPLAVAAVGRAKVPVAMGTRTKPILESEYVS, from the coding sequence ATGatttcttttccttctttttgtatAATCATTCTCACATTTTTATATCCATTTGAAACATTTTCTTTACAACCCATCACTCAACAAGAAGCCACATTTTCTTCAAGGTTTCTTGATTCCGTCCTCCAAGACTATGCTTTCCGGTCATTTTCCGGTCACCGGAAAAAGACAGGTGTCATTTATGACGGCATTGTTCCTGCCAACGTAACAGGAACTACCATTTCTGCCCTTAGGTTAAGAAGTGGTAGTTTGAGAAGAAGAGGCTATTTTAACTACAAAGAGTTTGACATTCCTagtggcattttggtaaatccTTATGTTAAGAGGGTTATTTTGGTGTATCATAATTTGGGTAATTGGTCAAATGTTTTTTACCCTTTACCTGGGTTTGTTTACTTGTCACCAGTGGTGGGATTGTTGGGTTACAATGCAGCGAATTTGACCGGAAAAGGGTTGCCGGAGCTTGATATCCGGTCATCGGAAAACCCCATTTTgataaagtttgaaactttaagTGTTTTGCCAAATGGGGTTTTGCCAAAATGTGTTTTCTTTGATTTGTTTGGTGGGGTTGCTTTTGATCATGTTGAAAACGGGAGTGTTTGTACAAGTGTAACACAAGGGCATTTTGGGATAGTTGTTGAAAAAACTTCGCCGCCGCCGGTGGTGGCGCCGGTGCCGGCACCGGAAAAGTCCCATGGGTCGGAATATCCGATTGCCGGAGGGAAtgggggtggtggtggtggtggtggaggtggagtGAGGAAGAAGTGGTTGTGGATTGGTGGGTCGGTTGCCGGAGGGGCGGTGGTTGCGGCGGCAATGGTGGTGCTTGTGGTGGCGGTGAGACGGGTTGTTGGTAGGAAACGGATTGCGGAAATGAGAGGAGTGGCGGAAAGCGGCGATCCATTGGCGGTTGCCGCCGTGGGGAGGGCTAAAGTTCCGGTGGCAATGGGGACTAGAACTAAACCAATTTTGGAAAGTGAGTATGTAAGTTAG